A region of the Flavobacteriales bacterium TMED191 genome:
TTAGCGGAATCATAGGAGCTAAATTATTTGCCGTATTTGAAGATATAGATTACTTATTAGATGACCCCATTTCTGCAATACTGTCATTTAGTGGCTTAACATTTTATGGAGGACTTATTATGGGAACAATTTCTGTAATAATTTATGCTAAAAAATATAAAATAAATATTTTAAGACTTGCAGATGCTTTTGCTCCTTCATTAATATTAGCATATGGGATAGGAAGACTCGGATGTCATTTTTCGGGTGATGGTGATTGGGGAATAATAGCGAATATGAGTAAAAAACCCGACTTTTTGCCTGAATGGATTTGGGGATATAATTTTCCCCATAATGTTATTGAAACTGGAATAAAAATAAATGACTGTTTTGGAAAGTATTGTTATGAGTTACCCTACCCTGTCTACCCTACTTCACTTTATGAAGCATTATTTGGTTTTATTGCATTTATTTTTTTGTGGAATATTAAAAACAAAATTAAAATACCTGGAATACTATTTTGTATTTATTTAATTATTAATGGAATTGAAAGATATTTAATTGAAATCATTAGAGTAACAGAGAAGTATACAATTTTCAACACTCAATTCACTCAAGCCCAATTAATTGGAATATTTTTAGTATTTATAGGGGGAACATGTATTTTCTTACTAGTTAAACTAAATGTAAAATATGGATTTAACAAAAAATAAAAGTCTTCTTCTTTTACATTTTATAATTATTATTTGGGGATTCACTGGTATTTTAGGTAAAATGATTGATTTACCATCTATAGTAATTGTATTGCATAGAATGATAATTGCCAGCGCCGCTCTTTTTCTTGTAAACTATAAGATTTATAATAAGGTTAAAACTAATATAAAAGACATAGTAAAATATTTTGCCATTGGTTTAATAACTGCAATTCATTGGATATGTTTTTTTGAATCTATTAAATTGTCAAATGTATCTCTTGCATTAATATGTTTATCTACAATCTCACTATTTACAGCTGTTCTAGATCCATTATTACAAAAAAAAAGAATATCATTTCACGAAATAATACTATCATTAGCAGTAACAATCGGAATTGTAATTATATTTAATTTTGAATCAGGATATAGTAAAGCAATTCTATTATCTATTATTTCTGCTTTTTGTGGGGCATTATTTACAATACTTAATCATAAGCTAATTAAAAAAAAACATAAAGCAATGATAATTACCTCATGGGAGATGTTAGGAGGTGTTATTTTTATAGTAATATACCTTTTGACTCAAAATGAAATAAATTATAATATAATCCCAAATAACAAAGATGTTATTTATATATTAATTCTTGGATTAATATGTACAGCTTTTGCCTTTTCAGCAAGCATTGAAATTATGAAAAAAATAAGTCCTTTTACTATTAATTTAACAGTAAACTTAGAACCAATATATGCAATTTTTTTAGCAATAATTATTTTTGGAGAATCTGAAATTATGTCATTAGAATTTTATCTTGGTGGATTGATAATAATATGTAGTATTTTCACAAACACATTGATAAAACATAAAAACGCAAAATAACATAATATATATTTCACTATCTTTGTAACAATAAAATTTTTCGACTATGAAAAACCTTTTAAGTTTTATCTTTTTTTTAAATTTCATATTAATAAGTGCACAATCCTCTACAGATAATTATAACTTCTTTGAACAAGGAATATGTGTTTCAGGAAATTGTGAGAATGGCTTTGGTATTAAGAGATATCAAGATGGAACAATTTATGTAGGGAATTGGTGGAATAAAATACCTGGAGGTCATGGAACACTAATTTGGGGAGATGGAACAATATATGTTGGCAATTTTGACAAAGGAAAATATCATGGTGATGGTACCTTTATGACAAGGGAACAATTCTATATTGGAGAATTTAAAAGTGACAGAGCGAATGGTAACGGAACATTTTTTCTTCAAAATGGAGTGTATTTTGGGGAGTTTGAAGATGGATTATTTGACGGAAAAGGCTACTTTTTAGATACAAATGGAAGTATAGAAGAAGGCACCTTTAATAAAGGCAATATTGTTGGAGACATTATATATAGAACTGAAGATTATATAAGAAGAAAATAATTATTTTATTACAATAATCTTTTTATTGTATAGATCATCACCTGTTTGAATAACACAATTGTAAATGCCATCGCGAAAATCATCTAAACCAATACTCATAAAGTGTGTATTAGTATCATAAAGATTTTCACTAAATACAATTCTTCCACT
Encoded here:
- a CDS encoding diacylglyceryl transferase, yielding MTYPTISHLIESLTGLFIPLPIQTFGFFIVAAFVVGHFFIKKEFLRLEKLKLFKQITLTNSKSLFLIAIEYIINCFFSFFLGYKLPYIINNYNTFAESPHTIILSSDGNIIFGIIISLATLIFMFKKNKDESNNEKKLKIYPSDLSWNVLFVAAVSGIIGAKLFAVFEDIDYLLDDPISAILSFSGLTFYGGLIMGTISVIIYAKKYKINILRLADAFAPSLILAYGIGRLGCHFSGDGDWGIIANMSKKPDFLPEWIWGYNFPHNVIETGIKINDCFGKYCYELPYPVYPTSLYEALFGFIAFIFLWNIKNKIKIPGILFCIYLIINGIERYLIEIIRVTEKYTIFNTQFTQAQLIGIFLVFIGGTCIFLLVKLNVKYGFNKK
- a CDS encoding EamA family transporter, translated to MDLTKNKSLLLLHFIIIIWGFTGILGKMIDLPSIVIVLHRMIIASAALFLVNYKIYNKVKTNIKDIVKYFAIGLITAIHWICFFESIKLSNVSLALICLSTISLFTAVLDPLLQKKRISFHEIILSLAVTIGIVIIFNFESGYSKAILLSIISAFCGALFTILNHKLIKKKHKAMIITSWEMLGGVIFIVIYLLTQNEINYNIIPNNKDVIYILILGLICTAFAFSASIEIMKKISPFTINLTVNLEPIYAIFLAIIIFGESEIMSLEFYLGGLIIICSIFTNTLIKHKNAK